The Fimbriimonadaceae bacterium nucleotide sequence CGCACCCCCATCGCCTCGTGCGGCATGAGCCGCTGGGTCAAGTCATTGGTCACCACCACCCGGTTCCGCAGCCCTTCCGCGAGGGGCCGTGCGATGCGGTAGGACACCGGGGTGACGAGCCCGATCCAGCCGGAGCTGAGACGCGGAGTGAGAACCGGCAACGGGATCACGATTCGGCGAGGCAGTCCCAGTTCGTCGCTCATGATGTTCATGAGGTCGCGGTATTGGAGCACGTCCCTGCCGCCGATCTCGAGCGTCTGCCCGTTCGTCTCGGGCACCGCGAGACACTCGGTCAGCCAATGGAGCACATCGGCGATTGCAACGGGCTGGCATTCGGTCTTCACCCAACTCGGGGTGACCATGATGGGCAACCGCTCGACCAAGTAGCGAAGAATCTCGAACGAGGCCGAACCCGATCCGATGATCATGGCAGCGCGGAACGTCGTCACGGGCACGCCTCCCTCTTCCAGCACCTCCTCGACTTCGCGCCTTGAGCGCAGGTGCTCGCTCAAGTTTTCGCCCATTTCACCAAGCCCGCCGAGGTAGATAATGCGTTGGAGACCGGCCGCCTTTGCGGCTTTACCGAAGGCCCCGGCGAGCCTGCGGTCTTCTTCGGCGTAACGCGCCCCGCTCGCGTGCATTGAGTGGATCAGGTAGTAAGCACAATCGCAGCCCCTCAGCTTTCCGGCGAGTTCTGCCGGGTCCGAGAGATCGTCGGCGACGACGTCCACCCTCGGGTTCCGCCTCCAGTGACGGTCGTCAAGCTTCCGGGCGTTCCGGACGAGGCATAAGACCTCGTAGCCTTTATCGAGAAGCATGGGGACGAGCCGTCCTCCGACATAGCCCGTTCCCCCCGTTACCGCGACCCTCATCGCCTTGCCGCCTTGGTGAGCCCTTTCCATAGCCACCCGTTGTGCCGTACCGTGAGAGGGGGGAACCCGTTGAGCCGAACCTTCAGGAGAGGCAATCTCAACCCACGTAAGGGTTCTTCACTCGAGAAGAGCCAGCTCGCCAACTGTAAAGCAGGCTTAAGCGCCCCGAACCCGCTCAGACTCAACACGACCACCTCCTCTTCGGCCTGAACCTCAAATGGCCGGCCTCCTACAGTCCCTTGTAGACGGCCGACCATGGTCAGTTTGGGCTCTGGGCGACCGGCTTGGTGCGGATCTTGAGCTGTCCGCTGACACGCCATTCCGCGTGCTCGGCGGTGGCACCAGTGCCGCTTGGGACGCTGACTCGGAGGTCGCTGAAGTCGTATGTGATCTCTGCGTTGCGGCCGGTGAGCTTGTCGTAGAGGCCGATAGCAAGATCGGGCCAAGTCTTCGTGTGATCGGTCTCTTGCACGTTGCGTACTTCGGGGGCTGTTCCTCGATCGTCTCACGGGCCCCAGGCCAGGCACGTGTACTCGCCCCCCTTTCCGCCGCTTTGGTTGCTAGACCCCGGGGAGCTCTCGAGGGAAACTCGCCAACCGCTTGAGCACGCGAAAAGCGTGGTGGAGGCTAGGGGACTCGAACCCCTGACCCTCTGCTTGCAAAGCAGATGCTCTCCCAACTGAGCTAAGCCCCCAGAGGAAGTGAAGTGTACCGTCGGGGCCCGGGGCACAGGCGGATGGCTTAGGCAGAATCGGGCCGTGTCGCCACGCCTTGCCTTCGCTATCGAGACGGCCATAGCCGCAGGTCGGGCGACTTTGCCCTGGTTCCAGACCGGAGTGGACGCGGAGGCAAAGGGCGACGGCTCGCCCGTCACCGCCGCAGACCGAAGGGCGGAAGCGGTCGTCCGGGAACGGATCGGCAGACACTTCCCGGGCGAGGCCGTGCTCGGAGAAGAGGAAGGAGGAGACCCGACCGCGCCCGACCGCTGGGTCGTTGACCCGATCGACGGAACCAAGTCCTTCGTCAGCGGAGTCCCCCTCTTCGCTACGCTCCTCTCCTACGAAGTTGACAGTGTCCCTATTGTGGGCGTTGCATACTTCCCCGGTTTGGACGAGCTCTATTACGCTGAGAAAGGGGAGGGCGCCTTTTGGAACGGCAGGATTTGCCGCGTGGCGTCAGAAGAGGGCCGGGACACGGCCGTCGTCTGCCATGGGGGCATCAAGGCGATGCGCGGCGCGGGCCGTTTGGAAGGGTTGATTCGCCTGAGCGACCAAGTCATGGCCACCCGCGGCTGGTCCGACGCCTACGGACACGCCCTCGTCGCTTCTGGCCGAGCGGTCGCCATGCTGGACCCTGCCGTGAAGCGATGGGACGTCTCGGCCATGGCCCTCATCGTCCGCGAGGCGGGCGGCGTCTGGACCGACTTCGCGGGCCGGGAGGTGCTGGGGGACGAAGCCGTTTCGAGCACGCCCTGGTTCCACCCGACCGTCATGGAAGCCTATTCGGCCGTCGGAGCCGAGCCCCTATGAGAGCCCTGGCCGTGGATTTTGGCTCGAAGCGGATCGGAGTCGCGGTCGGCGAACATTCTG carries:
- a CDS encoding SDR family oxidoreductase, producing the protein MERAHQGGKAMRVAVTGGTGYVGGRLVPMLLDKGYEVLCLVRNARKLDDRHWRRNPRVDVVADDLSDPAELAGKLRGCDCAYYLIHSMHASGARYAEEDRRLAGAFGKAAKAAGLQRIIYLGGLGEMGENLSEHLRSRREVEEVLEEGGVPVTTFRAAMIIGSGSASFEILRYLVERLPIMVTPSWVKTECQPVAIADVLHWLTECLAVPETNGQTLEIGGRDVLQYRDLMNIMSDELGLPRRIVIPLPVLTPRLSSGWIGLVTPVSYRIARPLAEGLRNRVVVTNDLTQRLMPHEAMGVREAIHTALTRVKQGNVVTSWSAAGPVQGDPEWAGGTVFKDQRTIDILASKADVYRAVCRVGGGHGWYSGDILWQVRGWMDKLVGGPGLRRGRRHPDEVGYGEALDFWRVIGVETDKSLMLLAEMKLPGTATLDFALDSHTEGTTRLTMTARFRPKGFFGLLYWYMVVPFHNIVFGGMLRGIKRAAEGAVPTEPRPAT